Proteins encoded by one window of Pseudonocardia sp. HH130629-09:
- a CDS encoding DUF917 domain-containing protein, translating into MSWTLTPDDLPDLARGAALLGTGGGDPYIGRLMVEQAMREHGPVTVLDPADPADLPEEMFVIATAMMGAPTVMIEKIPRGDEPVLALRRLEQHLGRTADATIPMECGGINSTIPLLVAARTGLPVIDGDGMGRAFPELQMETFGVYGVPGSPMVVAGDHGESVLIDTGTDNHRMEHLARGAAIRMGGSALIAEYPMSGAEVRRTAIPHTLTLALRLGRAIREAREQLGDPVAAIADTLAPTLYRHLRVLFAGKVTDVERRTVDGFARGTARFTAFDGGSELRTVFQNETLVATVDDTTVAVVPDLICVLEAESGEPITTEALRYGQRVVVVGISTPDMMRTPEALAVFGPACFGLDVEFVPLEAAVPRGAGATDRV; encoded by the coding sequence ATGAGCTGGACCCTGACCCCCGACGACCTGCCCGACCTCGCCCGCGGTGCCGCGCTGCTCGGGACCGGCGGCGGGGACCCCTACATCGGACGGCTCATGGTGGAGCAGGCGATGCGCGAGCACGGGCCGGTCACCGTGCTCGATCCGGCCGATCCGGCCGACCTGCCGGAGGAGATGTTCGTCATCGCGACGGCGATGATGGGCGCGCCCACGGTGATGATCGAGAAGATCCCGCGCGGCGACGAGCCGGTGCTCGCCCTGCGCCGGCTGGAGCAGCACCTCGGGCGCACCGCGGACGCGACCATCCCGATGGAGTGCGGCGGCATCAACTCGACGATCCCGCTGCTGGTCGCGGCCCGGACCGGGCTGCCGGTGATCGACGGCGACGGCATGGGCCGGGCGTTCCCGGAGCTGCAGATGGAGACCTTCGGGGTGTACGGCGTGCCCGGGTCCCCGATGGTCGTCGCCGGGGACCACGGCGAGTCGGTGCTCATCGACACCGGCACCGACAACCACCGCATGGAGCACCTCGCGCGGGGCGCCGCCATCCGGATGGGCGGGTCCGCGCTGATCGCGGAGTACCCGATGTCCGGCGCCGAGGTGCGCCGCACCGCGATCCCGCACACCCTCACCCTGGCGCTGCGGCTGGGCCGTGCGATCCGGGAGGCGCGCGAGCAGCTCGGTGACCCGGTCGCGGCGATCGCCGACACGCTGGCGCCGACGCTCTACCGGCACCTGCGGGTGCTGTTCGCCGGCAAGGTCACCGACGTCGAGCGGCGCACCGTCGACGGGTTCGCCCGCGGCACCGCCCGGTTCACCGCGTTCGACGGCGGCTCGGAGCTCCGCACGGTCTTCCAGAACGAGACCCTGGTCGCCACCGTCGACGACACCACCGTCGCGGTCGTCCCGGACCTCATCTGCGTGCTCGAGGCCGAGTCCGGGGAGCCGATCACCACCGAGGCACTGCGCTACGGCCAGCGCGTCGTCGTGGTGGGGATCTCCACCCCGGACATGATGCGCACGCCGGAGGCCCTCGCCGTGTTCGGGCCGGCCTGTTTCGGTCTGGACGTGGAGTTCGTACCGCTGGAGGCGGCGGTCCCCCGGGGAGCGGGCGCCACGGACCGGGTCTGA